The DNA segment AGGATCGGACCCGTAGCGCCGAGCGCCATGCAGCCGGCCAGGTCGAGATAGCCGACGTTCTGCATGCGCGCCTTGAAGATCGGGTTGCCGGTGGCGAGTTTGTCGTACTCCGGCAGGTTCTTGCGCATCGTCTTGAGGAACTCGCGCAGCTGGTCCACGGCGCCGGGCGGCAGGTCCTGGGCCAGTCCGCCGGGCCGGACGAACGCGTGGTTCATCCGCAGTCCGGTGATCAGCTCGAAGATGTCGAGGACGAGTTCACGGTCCCGGAAGCCGTAGATCATGATCGTCGTCGCGCCCAGCTCCATGCCGCCGGTGGCGATGGCCACCAGGTGCGAGGAGAGCCGGTTGAGCTCCATCAGGAGGACCCGGATCACCGAGACGCGGTCGGGGATCTGCTCCTCGATGCCGAGCAGCTTCTCGACGCCCAGGCAGTACGCCGTCTCGTTGAAGAACGGCGTCAGGTAGTCCATGCGCGTGACGAACGTGGTGCCCTGGGTCCAGGTCCGGTATTCGAGGTTCTTCTCGATACCGGTGTGCAGGTAGCCGATGCCGCAGCGGGCCTCGGTGACGGTCTCGCCGTCGATCTCCAGGATGAGCCGGAGCACTCCGTGGGTGGACGGGTGCTGCGGACCCATGTTGACGACGATGCGCTCGTCGTCGGCCTTGGCCGCGGACTGGACGACCTCGTCCCAGTCGCCGCCGGTGACTGTATATACAGTCCCCTCGGTCGTCTCGCGGGCCGAGGCGGCCGAGGCGCGGGGAGCTTCGCTGGAAGTGGTCATCAGGTGTACGACCTCCGCTGGTCCGGAGCAGGGATCTGGGCGCCCTTGTACTCGATGGCGATCCCGCCCAGGGGGTAGTCCTTGCGCTGCGGGAAGCCCTGCCAGTCGTCCGGCATCATGATCCGGGTGAGGGCCGGGTGGCCGTCGAAGATCAGGCCGAAGAAGTCGTAGACCTCGCGCTCGTGCCAGTCGTTCGTCGGATAGACCTCGACCAGCGACGGGATGTGCGGGTCCGCGTCCGGCGTGCCGACCTCCAGCCGGATCAGCCGGCCGTGGGTGATCGAGCGCAGGTGGTAGACGGCGTGGAGTTCGCGGCCCTTGTCGCCGGGGAAGTGCACGGCGCTGACGCCGGTGCACAGCTCGAAGCGCAGGGCCGGGTCGTCGCGCAGCGTCCTCGCCACGGTCAGCAGGTGCTCGCGGTCGATGTGGAAGGTGAGTTCGTCCCGGTCGACGACCGTCTTCTCGATGGCGTTCTCCGGGACGAGCCCCTGCTCCTCCAGCGCGCCCTCCAGCTCGTCGGCGACCTCGTCGAACCAGCCGCCGTAGGGGCGGTTCGTGGCGCCGGGCAGGGCCACGGTCCGTACGAGACCGCCGTATCCGCTGGTGTCCCCGCCGTTCCGGGCGCCGAACATCCCCTTGCGTACGCCGATGACCTCACCGGCTTCGCCGCGCGGGGCGGGCGCCGCGCCGTTCTCTGCGCGCTGTTCTTCGTCGCCGCTCACCGCAGCAGCCCCTTCATCTCGATCGTCGGGAGCGCCTTGAGGGCCGCCTCCTCCGCCTCGCGGGCCGCTTCGACCTGATTGACCCCGAGCTTGGAGCCCTGGATCTTCTGGTGGAGCTTGAGGATGGCGTCCATCAGCATCTCGGGACGCGGCGGGCAACCGGGCAAATAGATATCAACCGGGACGATATGATCTACACCCTGAACAATTGCGTAATTGTTGAACATACCGCCTGAAGACGCGCAAACCCCCATGGAAATGACCCACTTGGGGTTGGGCATCTGGTCGTAGACCTGCCGCAGGACGGGCGCCATCTTCTGGCTCACCCGCCCTGCCACGATCATCAGGTCCGCCTGCCGCGGCGAACCGCGGAAGACCTCCATGCCGAACCGCGCGAGGTCGTAGCGGCCCGCACCCGTCGTCATCATCTCGATGGCGCAACAGGCGAGGCCGAAGGTGGCCGGGAAGACGGAGGACTTCCGCACCCAGCCGGCGGCCTGTTCGACGGTGGTCAGCAGAAATCCGCTCGGCAGCTTCTCTTCGAGTCCCATGGTGTGCTCCTCAGCCCCTCAGTCCCATTCCAGACCGCCGCGCCGCCACACATACGCGTAGGCGACGAAGACGGTGAGCACGAAGAGCAGCATCTCGACGAGCCCGAAAAGCCCCAGGGAGTCGAAGGTGACCGCCCAGGGGTAGAGGAAGACGATCTCGATGTCGAAGACGATGAAAAGCATCGCCGTCAGGTAGTACTTGATGGGGAAACGGCCGCCTCCGGCCGGCGTGGGTGTCGGTTCGATACCGCACTCGTACGCCTCGAGCTTCGCCCGGTTGTAGCGCTTGGGACCGATAAGCGTGGCCATGACCACGGAGAAGATCGCAAACCCTGCCCCGAGGGCGCCGAGCACGAGGATGGGCGCGTAGGCATTCACGCTCCTCGCTCCTTCCAGTCGTCCTTGACCGTTGGACCGCATCGGGCCGGCTCATCCGCCTCGCTCCCCCGCCGTCCTGACGAAGATCGCGAATATGTGAAGCAGGTCACAAGCCCGACTGCCCCGCATCCTATGCCCGCCGGTCTGTGATCTGCGACACGGGGTACGACAACGCCTTTGTGATCTCCACCACCTGACGAAGGATCATCAAGTCGGATGACCGGTGATCTTCATACGTGAAGCGCGCGAGTGGTCACGAGACGTGACATCTCACTGTGTTATCGCTGGTCGAGGGCGTGCACCACTATCAAGTGGTGGCCCATACATGCAAATTGGCGATGGACACGGATGGGTGATATCGCTCTTCGGCTCCCCCGGGGAGGAGCGCGACGGCCGCGGAGGGGTGCGTGCACACGTTCACGAGCGACCCGGAAGAAGGGGGATTCGTGACGCCGGTCGCGGACGCAGCGCCGCCACCCTCCGGTTCACGGCGACCATGTGACCTGCCTCACCCGGGCCGGGCACCGGAGAAACAGGGCTTGGCCATCCTCGTGAACGGATGGTAGGCGTCGGGCAATTCGGGCGTATTGCAGAAAGCCCATGATCACGACCTTGATCGCACGTGCCCGTATTGCCCGTTTCGGCGTCAATAAAGGCCGCAGGCAACCGGAATGAACTGCTCCAGTCGTAACTGTGGCGCAACACACGTTTGTTGAAGCCACCCCGGAATGACTGATAGCGGTAGTGCTCATGTCCCACACCGCTCACATACCCAGCCACCGGAAGCCCCGCCCGCGCAGCGCAGCCAGGACCGCGCTCCGGGCCGGAGTTGCCGGTGGCGTTCTCAGCACCATCGCAGTGGCGGGTGCAGCTGGTTCGGCGAACGCGGCCGAGCCGGTGAACGAGAGCACCATCCAGATGCCCACCCTCAGCGCGGCCCAGGTCGCCGACGTCACGGAGCAGGTCGCCGCCGACCTGCAGCAGCAGGCCCAGCAGGACACCGCGGCCCAGGACGCCGCCAAGGCGGCCAAGAAGGCCAAGACGGACGCCGTGCACAAGGCCGAGGCCAAGAAGAAGGCCGAGGAGAAGGCCAAGGCCGAGGCCGAGGCCAAGGCGAAGGCTGACGCCGCCGCGCGCGCCTCGCGCTCCTCCGCCCGTACGGCGCTGCACGCCGTCACCACGGCCGCCAGCACGTCCTCCAGCTCCTCCGTGGGCTCCGGCTCCGCCGCGTCCATCGTGAGCTTCGTGAAGTCCCACATCGGCGACGCGTACGTCATGGGCGGCACCGGCTCCAGCTCCTGGGACTGCTCGGGTCTGGTCCAGGCCGCGTACAAGAACGTCGGTGTCGACCTCCCCCGCGTCTCGGAGGGCCAGTCGACCGCGGGCACCCAGGTCTCGCTGAGCAACCTGCAGCCCGGCGACATCCTGTACTGGGGCAGCTCCGGCAGCGCGTACCACGTGGCCATCTACGTCGGCGGCGGCCAGTTCGTCGGCGCGCAGAACCCGAGCACCGGTGTGGTCGAGCGCCCCCTGGACTACGACCAGCCGACCGGCGCGGTCCGCGTCCTCTGAGCCTCCGGGCAGCTGAGCAACGCTCGCACGCCGAAGGGCCGTCACTTCCCCGCTCGGGAGTGGTGGCCCTTCGGCGTGCGGCGGCCGAGTGATCCCGCCGTTTCGCTGCCCGGCGCGACCGGTGCGCGGGCCTACGCTGCTGGGCCGGAACAGATGGTGGCCGCTGCCACCACCCAGCGGCCCAGCCGGAGGTAGCGATGCGTCAGACCAATCTCACCGGGGAATCGGCCGCATACGTCAGCGCCCGCGAGGAGCTGCAGCAGGCCGAGATCGAGCTGATGCGGCACCGCGAACGCGTCGCCGCCCTGCGCCGCGGGCTGCCGCCGGGCCCGGTCGTCGACGACTACGTCTTCGAGGAGGGCCCGGCCGATCTGCGGGCCGGTGACGCGCCGGCGAAGACCGTGCGCCTGAGCGAGCTGTTCACCGGACCCGGGCGGGACCTGGTCGTCTACCACCTCATGTACGGCAAGCAGCAGACCGAGCCGTGCCCCATGTGCACGATGTGGATCGACGGGTACAACGGCGTGGCCCACCACGTGGCGCAGAACGTCGATCTCGCGATCGTCGCGGCGGCCGGCCTGCCGGCGCTCCGCGCCCACGCCCGTGACCGGAAGTGGACGGATCTGCGTCTGCTCAGCGCCGGTACCGGCACGTTCAAGTACGACCTGGGCAGCGAGGACGCCGAGGGCGTCCAGGACTCGACGGTGTCGGTGTTCACCCGCGACGACGACGGATCGGTACGCCACGTCTACTCGGGCCACCCGCGGATGTCCGACGACATCGACCAGCGGGGCATCGACCTGCTCAGCCCGGTATGGCAGTTCCTCGACCTCACCACCCGGGGCCGGGGCGACTGGAGCGCCTCACTCCGCTACTAGGTCCTGTCCGGTGTTCCTGGTGGGGAGACGGGCCGTCCGCCCCTGCGACTGCGTATGCCCGCGGGGCCTTTGACGGTGTGCGGAGCCCGTGACATCGGCCCACATCTTGATGCGGGCCAGGATCACAACCGAGGCCCTGCCCGGTCTTCAGGGCCGGTCGACCGCTTACGCCGCTGTGGCGGTGGAGCCACCGGAGGCAGCTCCACCGCCACAGCGGGGCAGGGGATTTACGAGTGGGCGCTGAGCACGCCGCCGTCGCTGAGCACCATGTAGATGCCGTTGGCGTTGACGCCGACGTCGTGCTGGTTCGCGTTCAGCGTGGCGGCCACGCCGTCGTGGCCGATGATCTGCGCGCGGAACCGGACGTCGCCGATCTTCGTGACCTTGACCTTCCAGCCACCCGCGACCTTGAAGGTGCCCGGTCCCTGGTGCCCGCCGCCCATCCAGGAGTGGACCGTGCCGTCCATCCCCAGCTCGATGAACATGTCGTTGGCGTCGAGCCCGGCGTCGGTGTCGTGCGTCTCCATCGTGGCCAGGAGCGAACCGCGGTTGACGATCCTGGCACGGTAGTTCTGGTCGCCGACCTTGTAGATCTCGGCCTTGCTGCCGTCCGGCAGGGTCTGGGTGCGGAACGGGGATGCCGCCTCGGTCGTGATCTGGCTCTTGTCCGTGCTGGTCTTGGAGTCGCTGACCACACCGCCATTGCCGGTGAGGGAGGCGGAGGCAGCGGCGACGGAGTCCTTCTTCTCCGGGCCGGCCGCGTCCTTGCCCCCGCTCTGGCAGGCGGTCAGCGAGAACGCCGCAGCGGCGGCGACGGCCACCAGGGCGGCGGAACGGGCGGTACGGCGTGCAAGGCGAGTGGTCATGATGGAAATCCCCCCATGGGATATCAGGATGCGGCGCCTCCGCCTGCTCCCGCAGGGCGGCCGGCCGGATCTGCTGTTACCTACACACCGTGAGATGGCGAGCGGGGCGGGGGTTGTTCACCGGATCCTGTCCGCACTTGGTAACAAGGGAGCGAGGGGTACGAGGGGTCCGGCGGACGTGCTGCGGCTGTCGCGGGGAGAACCGCGGCGTCCGGGCGGAGCGCAGGAGTACGCCGATCAGCACGGCGGCCGGGGGTTCGGCGAGGCTGAGGGTTCCGGCCGTGGTCGCGCGCACCGGGGTGAGGCCGGTGGTGAACGACCAGTAGGCGAGGGCGGTGGTCACCACGCCCAGCCGGACGGTCGGAGTGAGGGTGGCGCCCTGCCCCCTCCACCTCGCCGGATGGGGTACGACTGCTGCGCGAGCGCGGCGTGCATCGACGGCGTCCTGGTCAGCGGTGAGTCGCGGATACCGCCGCGTGCGCCTCGGCCCGCAGAACTTCGGCGTCGGGCTGTTCGCTCGCCCAGGCGACATGGCCGTCCGGGCGGATGAGCGCGGCACGCACGGTGGACCAGGCAGGCCGTGGGTCGGGCCGGTGTGCTGTGTGCGTGATGACGTGGGCGGTGGAGGGCGGTGCCGGGGTGCCGGTGAAGTGCAGCAGGACGTGGCGGCCGGTCCTGAGCAGTGTGAAGAGGTCCGTGCTGTTGGAGAGTTCGAGATTGGGTGCGCGGTGACCGGTCAGGGGGTGGTGGTCTGCGGGGCCCGGGTAGGTGACGGCCAGTGCGGAGAGTCGTTCGGCCAGGCTTCGGGAGAACTCCGGCACGGTGGCGATGAGTTGGCTCAGAAGTGCGCGCAGGTCCTGGCCCTCCGCCGAGTAGGCGTTCATCAGTGCCGTCTGGGCGCGGGTGCTGAGCAGTAGGTCGGCGCCGACCGGGTGGCGTTCGGCGTGGTAGCTGTCCAGAAGTCCGGCGGGGGCGGTGCCTGCCACTGTGGCGGCCAGTTTCCAGCCGAGGTTCGTGGCGTCCTGGATGCCGACGTTGAGGCCCACGCCTCCGGCCGGGTAGTGCATGTGCGCCGCGTCGCCCGCGAGGAGGACGCGGCCCCTGCGGTACTCGGCGGCCTGGCGGGCGGCGTTGCCGAACCGGGAGAGCCAGCTCGGGTCACGCATGCCGAAGTCGGTGCCGGCGATCCGGGTCACCTTGGCGCGCAGCCCGTCGAGTGTGAGTTCGCCGGGGTAGCCGGTACCGGTACTGTCCGGATCACCGCCGACGATCCGGTGGATTCCGCCCGGCATCGGGACGATCATGACGCCGCCGGTCGGGCCTGACACGGCGGACACCCCTCCCTGCGGCGGGTTGTCCAGGACGACGTCGCCCAGGAAGCCCCAGGTGGTGGCGTCGTTGCCGGGGAAGCCGATGCCCGCCGCCTCGCGCACGGTGCTTCGGGTGCCGTCGCAGCCGACGATGTAGCCGGCGCGCAGTGCGTACGGGCCGTCGGGGCCGGTTGCCCCGACGCTCACCCCGTCTTCGTCCTGGGTGAGTCCGGTCACGTGGTGCCCGCGCCGGATTCTGGCTCCGGCCGCAATCGCGTGCTCTTCCAGCAGCTCCTCGGTGCGGGCCTGCGGCAGGGCGAGTGTGAAGGGGTAGGGGGTGTCGAGGACCCCGAAGTCCATCCGGTCGTCGAGCCCGCCGAAGTGGCCGCTGGGGATGCGCCGTCCCTCCGTGAGAAAGGGCTCCAGCACGCCCCGGGTGGCCAGGGCCTCCAGTGTGCGCGGATGGATGGTGAGGGCCTTGGAGTGGGGATCCCGCTCGCGGCGAGTTTCCAGGACGGTGACGGGTGTCCCGCCCAGCCGCAGTTCGGCGGCCAGCCACAGCCCGGTGGGACCGCCTCCTGCGATGACTACGTGCTCGTGCTCCATGGCAGCTCCTCAAGAGTGCCTTGGTCAGTGACCAAGACGGGATGCGCCCAGTAGACTAGGTCGGTGACCAAGAAGCAAGCGGAGGATCTCACCCGGACCCGGCTCGACCCCGGAACGGTGGTGCGAACGGCCCTGGAACTGCTGGAGGAGAAAGGCGCGGACGGGCTCTCGATCCGTGGCATCGCGGACCGGCTCGGCGTCCGGATGAACACCGTGCTCTGGCATGCGAAGACCAAGGCGCGGCTGTCGGAGTTGATGGCGGACGCGATCGTGGCCGGGGCGCCGGTGGACGGACTGCCCGAGCCCTGGGAACCCCGGGTCCGCGAACTGCTCCACCGCTACCGCCGCGCCCTGCTGGCCCACCGGGACGGGGCCAGGATCGTGGCCGGTACATACGCCGCCGAACCCGCCACACTCCGCTTCGCCGACCTGATGACCGAGGCACTCCTGAGCGGCGGGCTGGCGGAACGCGAGGCGGTCTGGACCGGCTGGAGCCTTGTCTACTTCGCCCTGGGGCTGGCCCAGGAGGAACAGGCGCTTCCTGACGCGATGGGTCCGGCGTTCGCACGACGGCTGGACACCGGCGAATACCCCTCACTGTCCCGGGCCGCCGCGTACTTCGAGGACACCTCCTTCGACGAGCGCTTCGACTACGGACTCTCCCGCATCCTGGGGGTGTGATCGGAACGGCGCCCCAGCGGCCGGGCTCTCCACTGATACGTCACCAGGAACTGCCCGACGCCGAGCAGGAGTTCGTCCCCTTCACCCCCTTGAAACAATGGCGCGGCATCGCGACCCGCTACGACAAAACCGGCGCGTCCAGCCAGGCAGTCGTCACCCTCGCCTCGCCGCTGATGTCGGGCGTGACGCTTTGACGCCAACTCCCACCACTTCAGTGTGACTTCGCGATCTCGTAGAGACCCTGGCCGGGAGCGGGTGCGGTCACCGCGTGACCATCGGGGTGTGTGGACTCCTTTCGCCTGACCACGCCAGCAGGGTGATCACAGGACGAGCATGAGCTTGCCGCCGGGGCGGCGGGATTGGCTGAGCTTGGCCGCTTCCTGGATCTGGTCGAGGGTGTAGGTGCGGGCGACTGGTACGACCAGGATGCCTTCGCCGGCGAGCCTGGCGAACTCATTGATCTGGTCGTAGCGGATCTCGGTAGTGATCCGGACGCCCAGTTCGGCTGCGGCGGCGAAGTCCGAGACGGTGAGGACGCGGTCGGGATCCCCGGTCAGCTCGATCAAGGTCGGTAGCGAGCCGCCGGCCGGACTGGGCCGGCCGGCGCGGTCGATCCGGCCCCCGGTCGGCGTGGCGTCCAGGGCGCGGTCCACGGGGCTTGGGGTCAGTGCGCTGACGCGTTCGGTCATGCCCTCGCCGTAGGCGGTCACCTGGGCGCCGATCTCTTCCAGGGCGGCGGCCCGAGTCGGCCCGGCTGTGGCGATCACCCGGATACCCCGGTGCAGTGCGAAGCGCACCGCCGCCTCACCCACGGTGGTGCCTGCGCCGTGGACGAGCAGCAGCTCGCCCGGCTGAACGCCGAGGTCGTCGAGCGCGCGCCACGCCGTCTCGGCCGCCATCGGCAGCGCGGCGGCCTGCTCGGCGGTCACGCCCTCGGGAATGCGTGCCCAGTCCGGCATCAGCGCGTACTCGGCGGCGCCGGCCGTCGGGCCGTCGAAGGCGGCAGGGCCGAACACCCGGTCGCCGATCTGGACGCCGGTGACGCCTTCGCCGAGCGCGTCGACGGTGCCCGCGACCTCAAGGCCGAGCCCGCGCGGCAGCGGCGGCAGATGGTCGGCGAGGAGACCGTCGACGACGTGCCAGTCGGCCGGCGTCAGGCCGCACGCCCGCACAGCGATGCGGATCTGGCCGGGTCCCGGCTCCGGCTGTGGGACGTCGCGGAGCACGATCACGTCCGGGGAACCGAACTGGTCGAATTGCAGAGCCTTCATGACGATCTCCTGACTGATGACAGCATCTGTTGTCATTGACCGTACCAGCCGATAACAGCTCCTGTTGTCGTACGCTGGTGGGTATGCCGCGATGGGAATCCGATGCACAGGGCCGGCTCGAACGCGCGGCGCTCGAGCTGTTCGAGACGCAGGGGTTCGAGCGCACCTCGGTCGCGCAGATCGCAGGCGCCGCCGGGCTGAAGGAGCGCTCCTTCTATCGCTACTTCCCCGACAAGCGGGAAGTCCTCTTCGCCGGCAACGAACTCGAGGCCCACCTCGTCGCCCAGGCCGAGGCAGCCGACCCGGGCCTCACGCCGATCGAGGCGCTGCTGGCCGCGCTGGGAACCGCCGAGGAGATCTTCCGCCCACGCGAGTTCCTGCTGCGCCGGGGAAGAGTGATCGCCGCCAACCCGGCACTGGCCGAGCGCGACCTGATCAAGCTCGCCGCCATCGCCGACGCTCTGGCACCGGCGCTCGAGCGCCGCGGCGTCGAGCCCGGAAAAGCACGCTTCATCATCGACGTGGTACTGGCGATCCACCGGCGCGCCATGCCCCGCTGGCTGGCCGAGCCGGACACCACCCTCGCTCAGCTCATGGCTCAGGCCGCCGCCGAGCTGTGCGAAGTGGTTGCGCCATCAGCTCCAACGATCCGCTGAGTCGGCCGCAAACATGCCATACGCGTCCCCAGCCGGGTCCGCAACAAGATCACGACGTCAGGCTGGAGTACTAGGCCGTTTCGAGCGTGAACCAGACGGTCTTGGACCGCGGCACGGGCTCCCCGCCGGCCCTGGTTCCCCAGCGGGCCGCGAGGGCCTCCACGAGGACGAGACCGCGACCGTGTTCGTCGCACGGAGTGGGTTCCGTATGCCCGCGCCAGGGCAGCGATACGGGTTCGTCGTCCGTCACATACACCGTCACCCGCTTCGGGTTGACCGTGACATCCACCCGGACGAGCGGCGAGCGGGTGTGGCAGTGCGCGTTGGTGACGACCTCGCTCACACAGAGGCGCCCGTCCTCCACGAAACCGGGGTGACCGGTGGCCCGCAGCAGCGTGCCGAGGAAGTCGCGCACGATCCCGGGGGCGGTAGGGCTGTTGGGCGCGACCAGCCGGTAGCGGGCGCCGCGCTGGGGAAGGGGCGGGCGGGGTACTGGACGGGCGGTTGCCGGGGTCATCTCGTGGTCTCCCTTACGTGATCCGGTCTCGGCCGCAGCGCGCATCACCGTCCGGGCCCGTGGCATCGGCCGCCCAGTCCGCCATCAAGTGGCCTGTGAGTAGCTGCACTTCGGACAGTCAGCAGAGAGCGCCGTATGGCGAGGACAGTAGGGGGCAAAGAAGCTCCGGAGCAAGCTTGTCGCTAGGGTTCACACGACCGAGTGGACCAGTTGCGCCGCAGCACGCCAAACTGGGCGCAAAAAGGGGAAGGTGACATGCCGCCAAGGGACAATCCGACCGGGCGCCAGGCGCGCCTGGGCGGTGAACTGCGGAAGCTGCGTGAACTCGCGGGCAAGACCGCACGGGAAGCCGCCGGGCTCATCTCGACCGACCAGGCCAAGATCAGTCACATAGAAGCCGGACGTACCGGCATCGGCGAGGAACGCATCCGCCGTCTGGCCAGCTTCTACGCCTGTGACGACGAGGCACTCATCGAGGCCCTGTGCGCCATCTCGCGGGAGCACCGGGGTCAGTTCTGGTGGGACGAGTACCGGGGTGTGCTCGCGCCCGGGTTCCTGAACATGGCCGAGATGGAGCACCACTCCCGTTACATGCACTGCCTCCAGTCGGTGACACTGCCCGGATTGCTCCAGACGCAGGGTTACGCCCAGGCGCTGTTCGACGCGGTTCTCCCCAAGCTGCCGGAGGACGAAGTGGAGGCCAGGCTGGAACACCGGATGCGCAGGCAGTCGGTACTCGACAGGGAACAGCCTCCCGAATTCGAAGTCGTCGTACACGAAGCCGCTCTGCGCATGCGCGTTGGCGGGCGCAAGGTCGCCCGCGAACAACTGCAACACCTGGTGGAGGCGACAGACCGGCCCAACGTGACCGTTCAGGTGATCCCGTTCGCCATCGACCGATTCATCGACATCACCCAGACAGTGCTGTACGCAGGCGGGGCGGTACCGCAACTGGACACCGTCCACATCGATACCCCGATCCGCGGGCTCTATTTGGACGCCACAGCGGATGTGCACAGATACCGCCTGCAACTCGACGTCGCAAAGCAGGCCTCACTGGAGCCCGCAGAGTCGCGCAGCTTCATCCACCACCTCGCACGGGACATGTGAGAATCGGCGGCATGGACAAAGCAATTGAGTGGCAGAAGTCATCCTTCTCCAACGGCCAGGAACAGTGTGTCGAGATCGCGGAGCACGCCGGCGAGATCCTGATGCGCGAGAGCGACGACCCGAGCGCGGTCACCGCCACCAGCCGGGAGAAGTTCGCGGCGTTCATTCAGGGTGTCAAGGCGGGCGAGTTCGACCACTTCGCCCGGTAGTCGTCCCGGCTAATCCGCCGTGAAGGCCCTCTGCCCCTGCGGGCGGGGGCCTTCACGCATACCCGGAGGCATGAATGCTCCGGAGCATACTTGCGCAGCCCTTCCTCGTAACGCTACCGTCACCGTACGTCGCCATCAGGGCCGCAGCAGTAACCGAGCCGCGCCCTGGGACACGTAACTCCTCCTGCCCACAGCCAAGTTGAGGCAGAAGTCCGTACTCTCCCGACGCTGCGATCGGACGGTCGGCCATGCGTACACCCCACACCGCTCCCGCCACATCCACCCCCATCGAGGCCCGCGTCGAGCAGGGCTTCCGGTTGGAGGTGCTGCGGTACGGGCCCGCGAACGGGTTCCGGCCCGAGCCCGTCGACCTGCGGATCGTCCCCACCCCGCGCGAGGCCGTCCGCGCGATCCGTGCGCAGCTGCGGGCCAGCCACGTCCTCGGGCTGCCACCGCGCGAGACGGCCCGCGCCCTGCGCTGGTCCGAACACGGTGGCTGGCTGCCCGCGCTCGCCGCACTGCATCGCGGCGAGCCCTGCGGTTTCGTACTGCTGCTCCGCAGAGGGCGCCATCTGGAGTGGACCGTGCGCCCCTTGCACTACCTGTCGCTCGCCCCGGCACTGCGATGAGCCCTCACACCCGACGAAAGACGGGCGCCCGCCCGCCCCCGGTATCCGTTTCTCCCGCTGACAGGGAAACCGCCGTGGCCTCCACCCGTACCCGCCGCCTACCGTCTCGGCCAGCCCGTCCGTACGCCGAGAGGAGCCGGCCATGCCGTCACCGTCCGCCGCCCCGCCGAGCCCGAGCCTTGCCGAGCGTGTTGCCCGGTTGGAGGCGCGGCAGGAGATCGAGGAGCTGAAGTACCGCTATCTGCATGCTTGCGACCACAAGGACCCCGAGGAGTTCCGCGCCTGTTTCATCAGTGAAGGCGCCGACATCGACTACGGGGAACTGGGCGCCTTCGCCACCGTCGACGACCTCGTCGCCCTCTTCAGCCGGATCGCGGCGGCCCGCGGCGGCGAGGGCGGCCACATCGTCCTGGACATGCACCACGCCCTGCACCCGCAGATCACCTTCCACTCACCCACCGAGGCCGGCGGCCGCTGGACGTTGCGCTTCCGGCAGATCAACCTCGCCGAGGAGACCGAGCGGGTGATGTGCGGCGAGTACGACGACCGGTACGTCGTCGAAAACGGTGCATGGCGCCTGGCGAAGCACCACTTCCGCACCCTGTGGTCACTGACCCGCCCGCTGCCCCAGGGGTACGCCGTGGATGAGGGAGGGCTTCGGTGACCGGGGGGACCGCGGCGCGCGTCGCGCTGGTCACCGGCACCGGCAAGGGCGTCGGCCGGGGCATCGCCACCGCGCTCGGCGCGCGGGGCTGGACCGTCTACGTCACCGGCCGGGGCGAGCCGGGCCCGGGCAGCCCGCAGGCGGAGACCGTCCGCCGGGTGGCTGAGGCCGGCGGCGAGGGCGTCGGCCTGCGCTGCGACCACCGCGACGACGCACAGGTCGAGGCCCTGATCGCGCGGATCACGGCCGCGCGAGGCCAACTGGACCTGCTGGTCAACAACGTGTGGGCGGCACCCGACGGCATGGCCGGATTCGACGAGCCGTTCT comes from the Streptomyces sp. NBC_01471 genome and includes:
- a CDS encoding NADH-quinone oxidoreductase subunit A, giving the protein MNAYAPILVLGALGAGFAIFSVVMATLIGPKRYNRAKLEAYECGIEPTPTPAGGGRFPIKYYLTAMLFIVFDIEIVFLYPWAVTFDSLGLFGLVEMLLFVLTVFVAYAYVWRRGGLEWD
- a CDS encoding C40 family peptidase — translated: MSHTAHIPSHRKPRPRSAARTALRAGVAGGVLSTIAVAGAAGSANAAEPVNESTIQMPTLSAAQVADVTEQVAADLQQQAQQDTAAQDAAKAAKKAKTDAVHKAEAKKKAEEKAKAEAEAKAKADAAARASRSSARTALHAVTTAASTSSSSSVGSGSAASIVSFVKSHIGDAYVMGGTGSSSWDCSGLVQAAYKNVGVDLPRVSEGQSTAGTQVSLSNLQPGDILYWGSSGSAYHVAIYVGGGQFVGAQNPSTGVVERPLDYDQPTGAVRVL
- a CDS encoding FAD-dependent monooxygenase, whose product is MEHEHVVIAGGGPTGLWLAAELRLGGTPVTVLETRRERDPHSKALTIHPRTLEALATRGVLEPFLTEGRRIPSGHFGGLDDRMDFGVLDTPYPFTLALPQARTEELLEEHAIAAGARIRRGHHVTGLTQDEDGVSVGATGPDGPYALRAGYIVGCDGTRSTVREAAGIGFPGNDATTWGFLGDVVLDNPPQGGVSAVSGPTGGVMIVPMPGGIHRIVGGDPDSTGTGYPGELTLDGLRAKVTRIAGTDFGMRDPSWLSRFGNAARQAAEYRRGRVLLAGDAAHMHYPAGGVGLNVGIQDATNLGWKLAATVAGTAPAGLLDSYHAERHPVGADLLLSTRAQTALMNAYSAEGQDLRALLSQLIATVPEFSRSLAERLSALAVTYPGPADHHPLTGHRAPNLELSNSTDLFTLLRTGRHVLLHFTGTPAPPSTAHVITHTAHRPDPRPAWSTVRAALIRPDGHVAWASEQPDAEVLRAEAHAAVSATHR
- a CDS encoding NADH-quinone oxidoreductase subunit B family protein, translating into MGLEEKLPSGFLLTTVEQAAGWVRKSSVFPATFGLACCAIEMMTTGAGRYDLARFGMEVFRGSPRQADLMIVAGRVSQKMAPVLRQVYDQMPNPKWVISMGVCASSGGMFNNYAIVQGVDHIVPVDIYLPGCPPRPEMLMDAILKLHQKIQGSKLGVNQVEAAREAEEAALKALPTIEMKGLLR
- a CDS encoding TetR/AcrR family transcriptional regulator C-terminal domain-containing protein: MTKKQAEDLTRTRLDPGTVVRTALELLEEKGADGLSIRGIADRLGVRMNTVLWHAKTKARLSELMADAIVAGAPVDGLPEPWEPRVRELLHRYRRALLAHRDGARIVAGTYAAEPATLRFADLMTEALLSGGLAEREAVWTGWSLVYFALGLAQEEQALPDAMGPAFARRLDTGEYPSLSRAAAYFEDTSFDERFDYGLSRILGV
- a CDS encoding NADH-quinone oxidoreductase subunit D; this encodes MTTSSEAPRASAASARETTEGTVYTVTGGDWDEVVQSAAKADDERIVVNMGPQHPSTHGVLRLILEIDGETVTEARCGIGYLHTGIEKNLEYRTWTQGTTFVTRMDYLTPFFNETAYCLGVEKLLGIEEQIPDRVSVIRVLLMELNRLSSHLVAIATGGMELGATTIMIYGFRDRELVLDIFELITGLRMNHAFVRPGGLAQDLPPGAVDQLREFLKTMRKNLPEYDKLATGNPIFKARMQNVGYLDLAGCMALGATGPILRSAGLPHDLRKSDPYCGYENYEFDVPTADTCDSYGRFLVRLEEMRQSLRIVEQCLDRLEPGPVMVADKKIAWPAQLALGPDGLGNSLDHIKNIMGTSMEALIHHFKLVTEGFRVPAGQAYTAVESPKGELGVHMVSDGGTRPYRVHFRDPSFTNLQAMAAMCEGGQVADVIVAVASIDPVMGGVDR
- a CDS encoding DUF899 family protein; this translates as MRQTNLTGESAAYVSAREELQQAEIELMRHRERVAALRRGLPPGPVVDDYVFEEGPADLRAGDAPAKTVRLSELFTGPGRDLVVYHLMYGKQQTEPCPMCTMWIDGYNGVAHHVAQNVDLAIVAAAGLPALRAHARDRKWTDLRLLSAGTGTFKYDLGSEDAEGVQDSTVSVFTRDDDGSVRHVYSGHPRMSDDIDQRGIDLLSPVWQFLDLTTRGRGDWSASLRY